One genomic segment of Pseudomonas chlororaphis subsp. aurantiaca includes these proteins:
- a CDS encoding cytochrome c1, with protein MKKLFAVLILAAMPVLSFAAEHGGPELEKVDIDVSDKAAMQDGARTFVNYCMGCHSAKFQRYERVADDLGIPHDLMMSKLVFTGAKIGDHMNIGMQPADAKTWFGAAPPDLTLVARVRGTDWLYGYLRSFYEDPARPWGVNNKVFPNVGMPNVLVGLQGRQVVGCKQVQIVEDGKKQYDPLTGTALTHEACDQLTVLPKTGTLNEEQFNEKVKNLVTFLAYSANPVKLEHQRIGTYVLLYLAFFFVFAYLLKREYWKDVH; from the coding sequence ATGAAAAAGCTATTTGCTGTACTGATTCTTGCTGCTATGCCTGTACTGTCCTTCGCGGCCGAGCACGGTGGTCCCGAGCTGGAAAAAGTCGACATCGACGTCTCCGACAAGGCCGCCATGCAGGATGGCGCGCGGACATTCGTCAACTACTGCATGGGCTGCCACAGCGCCAAGTTCCAACGCTATGAGCGCGTTGCCGACGATCTGGGGATTCCTCACGATCTGATGATGAGCAAGCTGGTGTTCACCGGTGCAAAAATCGGCGATCACATGAACATCGGCATGCAGCCGGCTGACGCCAAGACCTGGTTCGGTGCGGCTCCGCCCGACCTGACCCTGGTGGCTCGTGTGCGTGGTACCGACTGGCTCTATGGCTACCTGCGCTCCTTCTACGAAGACCCTGCGCGCCCATGGGGCGTAAACAACAAGGTCTTCCCGAACGTGGGCATGCCTAACGTTCTGGTCGGCCTGCAAGGCCGCCAGGTTGTGGGTTGCAAGCAGGTTCAGATCGTCGAAGACGGCAAGAAGCAATACGATCCGCTGACCGGCACCGCTTTGACCCATGAAGCCTGCGACCAGCTGACCGTGCTGCCAAAAACCGGCACGCTCAACGAAGAGCAGTTCAATGAGAAGGTCAAGAATCTGGTGACCTTCCTGGCCTACTCGGCCAACCCGGTCAAGCTGGAGCATCAACGTATCGGCACCTATGTGTTACTGTATCTGGCCTTCTTCTTCGTGTTCGCCTATCTGCTCAAGCGCGAATACTGGAAAGACGTTCATTGA
- a CDS encoding cytochrome b, producing MSKFMDWVDARFPATKMWEDHLSKYYAPKNFNFFYFFGSLALLVLVNQIVTGVWLTMSYTPSAEEAFASVEYIMRDVEYGSILRLLHSTGASAFFIVVYLHMFRGLLYGSYQKPRELVWLFGMLIYLALMAEAFMGYLLPWGQMSYWGAQVIISLFGAIPVIGNDLTQWIRGDYLISGITLNRFFALHVVALPIVILGLVVLHILALHEVGSNNPDGVDIKKHKDENGVPLDGIAFHPYYTVKDIVGVVVFLFIFCSIVFFFPEMGGYFLEKPNFEQANPFKTPEHIAPVWYFTPFYAILRAVPDKLLGVIAMGAAIAVLFVLPWLDRSPVKSMRYKGWLSKIWLVVFCISFVILGILGVLAPTPGRTLLSQVCTFLYFAYFILMPFYTRLEKTKPVPERVTG from the coding sequence ATGAGCAAGTTCATGGATTGGGTCGATGCGCGCTTCCCCGCAACCAAAATGTGGGAAGACCATCTCAGCAAGTATTACGCCCCGAAGAACTTCAACTTCTTCTATTTCTTTGGTTCCCTGGCTCTGCTGGTTCTGGTTAACCAGATCGTCACCGGTGTCTGGCTGACCATGAGCTACACCCCGTCGGCAGAAGAAGCTTTCGCTTCCGTCGAATACATCATGCGCGACGTCGAGTACGGCTCGATCCTGCGTCTGCTGCACTCCACTGGTGCTTCGGCGTTCTTCATCGTGGTCTATCTGCACATGTTCCGTGGCCTGCTCTACGGTTCCTACCAGAAGCCGCGTGAGCTGGTGTGGCTGTTCGGCATGCTGATCTACCTGGCGCTGATGGCCGAGGCCTTCATGGGCTACCTGCTGCCTTGGGGGCAAATGTCCTACTGGGGCGCCCAGGTGATCATCTCGCTGTTTGGTGCGATCCCGGTCATCGGTAACGACCTGACCCAGTGGATTCGTGGTGACTACCTGATTTCCGGCATCACCCTGAACCGCTTCTTCGCCTTGCACGTAGTGGCCCTGCCGATCGTGATTCTCGGTCTGGTGGTACTGCACATCCTGGCGCTGCACGAAGTGGGTTCGAACAACCCGGATGGTGTGGACATCAAGAAGCACAAAGACGAAAACGGCGTACCGCTGGATGGCATCGCTTTCCATCCGTACTACACCGTGAAAGACATCGTCGGTGTGGTGGTGTTCCTGTTCATCTTCTGTTCGATCGTGTTCTTCTTCCCGGAAATGGGTGGTTATTTCCTCGAGAAGCCGAACTTCGAACAGGCCAATCCGTTCAAGACGCCTGAGCATATCGCCCCGGTTTGGTATTTCACCCCGTTCTACGCGATTTTGCGTGCGGTTCCGGACAAGCTCTTGGGTGTGATTGCGATGGGCGCGGCGATCGCTGTGCTGTTCGTGCTGCCATGGCTTGACCGCAGCCCGGTCAAATCCATGCGCTACAAGGGTTGGCTGAGCAAGATCTGGCTGGTGGTGTTCTGCATCTCGTTCGTGATCCTGGGGATCCTGGGCGTCCTGGCTCCGACTCCAGGTCGTACGCTGCTGTCGCAGGTATGTACCTTCCTGTACTTCGCCTACTTCATTCTGATGCCGTTCTACACCAGGCTCGAGAAGACCAAACCGGTTCCGGAAAGGGTGACTGGCTGA
- the petA gene encoding ubiquinol-cytochrome c reductase iron-sulfur subunit, protein MSNDGVNAGRRRFLVAATSVVGAAGAVGAAVPFVGSWFPSAKAKAAGAPVKVNISKIDPGQQMIAEWRGQPVFIVRRTQEILGNLKKIEGQLSDPDSKNSVQPTYVDPQVRSIKPEILLLIGICTHLGCSPTFRPEVAPADLGKDWVGGYFCPCHGSHYDLAGRVYKSQPAPLNLPVPPHSYESDDLIVIGVDTEKA, encoded by the coding sequence ATGAGCAATGACGGCGTGAATGCAGGCCGGCGTCGCTTCCTTGTAGCAGCCACATCCGTGGTGGGTGCTGCAGGAGCGGTGGGGGCTGCGGTCCCGTTCGTGGGGTCATGGTTTCCCAGTGCCAAGGCGAAAGCTGCAGGGGCACCGGTGAAAGTGAATATCAGCAAGATCGACCCAGGTCAGCAGATGATTGCTGAGTGGCGTGGTCAGCCGGTATTCATCGTCCGCCGTACACAGGAAATCCTGGGGAATCTCAAAAAGATCGAGGGTCAACTTTCCGACCCCGACTCCAAGAACTCTGTCCAACCAACCTACGTCGACCCGCAAGTGCGTTCGATCAAGCCAGAGATTCTGCTGCTGATCGGTATCTGCACCCACCTGGGTTGCTCGCCGACTTTCCGCCCTGAAGTGGCGCCTGCGGATCTGGGCAAGGATTGGGTAGGTGGCTATTTCTGCCCTTGCCACGGTTCCCACTACGATCTGGCTGGCCGCGTCTACAAGTCGCAACCCGCGCCTTTGAACCTGCCAGTACCCCCGCATTCCTATGAGTCGGACGACCTTATTGTCATCGGCGTCGATACGGAGAAAGCGTGA
- the rpsI gene encoding 30S ribosomal protein S9: MSATQNYGTGRRKTATARVFLRPGTGNISINNRSLDNFFGRETARMVVRQPLELTETVEKFDIYVTVIGGGVSGQAGAIRHGITRALMDYDETLRSALRKAGFVTRDAREVERKKVGLRKARKRPQYSKR, from the coding sequence ATGTCGGCGACTCAAAATTACGGCACTGGCCGTCGCAAGACTGCAACCGCACGCGTTTTCCTGCGTCCGGGCACTGGTAACATCTCCATCAACAACCGCTCCCTGGATAACTTCTTCGGTCGCGAAACTGCTCGCATGGTAGTTCGTCAGCCGCTGGAACTGACCGAGACCGTCGAGAAGTTCGACATCTACGTCACCGTTATCGGCGGTGGTGTGAGTGGCCAAGCTGGTGCAATCCGCCACGGCATCACTCGCGCTCTGATGGATTACGACGAAACTCTGCGCAGTGCTCTGCGTAAAGCCGGTTTCGTAACCCGTGACGCACGTGAAGTTGAACGTAAGAAAGTTGGTCTGCGTAAGGCGCGTAAGCGTCCGCAGTACTCGAAGCGTTAA
- the rplM gene encoding 50S ribosomal protein L13, with translation MKTFTAKPETVKRDWFVVDAAGQTLGRLATEIASRLRGKHKPEYTPHVDTGDYIVVINAEQVRVTGAKTTDKMYYSHSGFPGGIKSINFEKLIAKAPERVIETAVKGMLPKNPLGRDMYRKLKVYAGAAHPHTAQQPQELKI, from the coding sequence ATGAAAACTTTTACTGCTAAACCGGAAACAGTTAAGCGCGACTGGTTTGTCGTCGACGCTGCTGGTCAGACCCTGGGTCGTCTGGCCACCGAAATCGCGAGCCGTCTGCGTGGCAAGCACAAGCCTGAGTACACCCCTCACGTCGACACCGGTGACTACATCGTCGTGATCAACGCTGAGCAAGTACGTGTTACTGGCGCTAAAACCACTGACAAAATGTACTACTCCCACTCCGGTTTCCCGGGCGGCATCAAGTCGATCAACTTTGAAAAGCTGATCGCCAAGGCCCCTGAGCGCGTGATCGAGACCGCGGTAAAAGGCATGCTGCCTAAGAACCCGCTGGGTCGCGACATGTACCGTAAGCTGAAAGTCTATGCGGGCGCTGCACACCCTCATACTGCTCAGCAGCCCCAAGAACTGAAGATTTAA
- a CDS encoding glutathione S-transferase N-terminal domain-containing protein, whose protein sequence is MGVTNRLACYSDPADHYSHRVRIVLAEKGVSAEIISVEAGRQPPKLIEVNPYGSLPTLVDRDLALWESTVVMEYLDERYPHPPLLPVYPVARANSRLLIHRIQRDWCGLVDLILDSRTKEAARAQARKELRESLTGVSPLFAEKPFFLSEEQSLVDCCLLPILWRLPILGIELPRQAKPLLDYMERQFARETFQASLSGVERDMR, encoded by the coding sequence ATGGGCGTGACCAATCGGTTGGCCTGTTACTCCGACCCCGCCGACCACTATTCCCATCGGGTACGTATCGTGCTCGCAGAGAAGGGTGTCAGCGCCGAGATCATCAGTGTGGAGGCGGGGCGTCAGCCGCCGAAGCTGATCGAAGTGAACCCTTACGGCAGTCTGCCCACCCTGGTCGATCGTGACCTGGCGTTGTGGGAGTCGACCGTGGTGATGGAATATCTGGATGAGCGTTACCCGCACCCGCCACTGCTGCCGGTTTACCCTGTGGCGCGTGCCAACAGCCGTCTGCTGATCCACCGGATCCAGCGTGACTGGTGTGGGCTGGTGGACCTGATCCTGGATTCCCGGACCAAGGAAGCGGCTCGGGCTCAGGCGCGTAAAGAGCTGCGCGAGAGCCTGACCGGCGTTTCGCCGCTGTTCGCGGAGAAGCCGTTTTTCCTCAGCGAGGAACAAAGTCTGGTGGATTGCTGCCTATTACCAATACTCTGGAGATTACCGATTCTGGGTATTGAATTGCCACGGCAAGCCAAGCCGTTGCTTGATTACATGGAGCGCCAGTTCGCCCGTGAGACGTTCCAGGCAAGTCTGTCTGGCGTCGAACGCGACATGCGCTAA
- a CDS encoding ClpXP protease specificity-enhancing factor encodes MNSSRPYLVRALYEWIVDNDCTPHMLVNSEYPAVQVPQGFASDGQIVLNISPSAVRHLHMDNEVVTFEGRFGGVPHSLYVPVPAILGIYARENGQGMVFDLESPVDDEDDEIEPDDDIPPPDNEPPRPSGRPSLKVVK; translated from the coding sequence ATGAACTCCAGTCGACCTTATCTGGTCCGCGCGCTCTACGAGTGGATTGTGGACAACGATTGCACCCCGCATATGCTGGTCAATTCCGAATACCCGGCGGTGCAGGTGCCTCAGGGTTTCGCCAGTGACGGACAGATCGTCCTGAATATTTCGCCGAGTGCCGTGCGCCATCTGCACATGGATAACGAGGTGGTGACTTTCGAGGGGCGCTTTGGTGGCGTCCCACATAGCTTGTACGTTCCTGTGCCGGCGATCCTGGGTATTTACGCCCGGGAGAATGGTCAGGGTATGGTGTTCGATCTGGAGTCGCCCGTGGATGACGAGGACGATGAAATCGAGCCGGATGATGATATCCCACCACCGGATAACGAGCCGCCGCGTCCAAGCGGTCGACCGAGTCTGAAGGTCGTGAAGTAA